A genomic window from Treponema maltophilum ATCC 51939 includes:
- a CDS encoding methyltransferase family protein, which translates to MNETKENEQEHLPVMGVGPVCIAIMIALTAAGTALVKFGVLGGGNVNGTRTAILFVIAGILCIAGGIALWCAAVFGARIDIKIKSNRLATGGVYALVRNPIYSAFLFICTGALLFCRNRYVLILPPLFWLYLTVFMKLTEEKWLAERFGDEYSAYCKRVNRFIPWKRG; encoded by the coding sequence ATGAATGAAACGAAAGAAAATGAGCAAGAGCATCTTCCGGTGATGGGCGTCGGACCGGTGTGCATCGCGATTATGATTGCGCTCACGGCTGCGGGCACTGCGCTTGTAAAATTCGGTGTGCTTGGCGGCGGAAATGTGAACGGCACGCGAACCGCAATTCTTTTTGTCATTGCCGGAATCCTGTGCATTGCGGGCGGCATTGCACTGTGGTGCGCGGCGGTATTCGGCGCGCGCATCGACATTAAAATAAAATCGAACCGGCTTGCAACCGGCGGCGTGTATGCTCTTGTGCGCAATCCCATTTATTCGGCATTTTTATTTATTTGTACCGGCGCACTGCTGTTTTGCCGGAATCGGTACGTATTGATTTTGCCGCCGCTTTTTTGGCTGTACCTTACCGTGTTTATGAAATTGACGGAAGAAAAATGGCTTGCCGAACGCTTCGGCGATGAATATAGCGCATATTGCAAACGGGTCAACCGCTTTATTCCGTGGAAAAGAGGATGA
- a CDS encoding alpha/beta fold hydrolase has protein sequence MGGTGCSIVWFNHLKQMEKDYQILTFDYPMEINNIEELADFVIKFVGQLKIENPIFIGASLGGFLAQLIMRKYKSTDVAYALYSTSALSVSAIDGLKKQYKSYGFMLKLMKIVP, from the coding sequence GTGGGTGGAACCGGCTGTAGCATTGTCTGGTTCAATCATCTGAAACAAATGGAGAAGGACTATCAAATTCTTACCTTTGATTATCCAATGGAAATTAACAACATTGAAGAACTTGCGGATTTTGTCATAAAGTTTGTTGGGCAGTTGAAAATTGAAAATCCTATTTTTATAGGAGCATCTCTTGGTGGATTTCTTGCACAGCTTATCATGAGAAAATATAAAAGTACTGATGTAGCCTATGCACTTTATTCAACTTCAGCTTTGTCGGTCTCTGCAATTGATGGCTTGAAAAAACAGTATAAATCTTATGGATTTATGCTTAAACTTATGAAAATTGTTCCCTAA
- a CDS encoding ABC transporter ATP-binding protein has protein sequence MNEAKKRASENRTENRKLAEPRAERNPAKQQAIKRLLSYAGKSRAFLSLSLVLSGLSALVSFVPYIMVYFVMRDVIAAAIANEAVNAASLARCGLWAVGSAAAGFVLYYAALMLSHATAFTIQQNLSIRMTEALAELPVGWHITHESGKVRKVFEKNVNQLETLIAHNLPDIAQNIVSPFAILALMLIFDWRLGLISLIPLVLAFVLQAVLMRISSNSGFMQKYEDALEQMNNAGTEYVRGISVIKTFNQSVYYFKNFYTSIMNYKEFVLQYSMSWENGYAIFLSLIKMGFLFLLPAALLMAGSTTLDPRFFYSFVFYLAFAPVTYGMLMKIMYANSFHQRSNDALNRIEDILQAPPTKEPEKSTLPEKYDIEFKDVVFSYKTETAGAAEAAAGNTNPGGDKIPQTAARPAVNGIGLYIPEHSLTALVGPSGGGKTTLVNLLGRFWEVDSGSISIGGVDIRDIKTSDLLHTVGFVFQENKLFKESIFENIRYGKKDASREEVLDALRKAECMDIIEKLPAGIDTVYGTKGTYVSGGEAQRLAIARALLQDAPIIVLDEATAFADAENEYKIKKTFDMLLKDKTVIMIAHRLSSVVNADKICVIDEGRVAETGTHAELLARKGLYAGMWENFKKGIEWKV, from the coding sequence ATGAATGAAGCAAAAAAACGGGCATCGGAAAATCGGACGGAAAATCGAAAGCTGGCGGAGCCGCGCGCGGAACGAAATCCCGCCAAACAGCAAGCGATCAAGCGGCTTTTAAGCTATGCGGGGAAAAGCCGGGCGTTTTTATCGCTGTCGCTCGTACTTTCCGGCTTGAGCGCCCTTGTGAGTTTTGTGCCGTATATCATGGTGTATTTTGTAATGCGCGATGTAATCGCCGCCGCTATAGCAAACGAAGCGGTAAACGCCGCCTCCCTTGCACGCTGCGGGCTGTGGGCAGTCGGTTCGGCCGCTGCGGGCTTTGTGCTGTATTATGCGGCGCTCATGCTTTCGCACGCAACCGCGTTTACGATTCAGCAAAACCTTTCGATCCGGATGACGGAAGCGCTTGCGGAACTGCCCGTCGGCTGGCACATCACGCACGAAAGCGGCAAGGTGCGCAAGGTGTTTGAAAAGAACGTCAATCAGCTTGAAACGCTCATCGCGCACAATCTGCCCGACATCGCGCAAAACATCGTGTCGCCCTTTGCGATACTCGCTCTCATGCTGATTTTCGATTGGCGGCTCGGACTTATCTCGCTTATTCCGCTCGTACTCGCCTTTGTTTTACAGGCGGTTTTAATGCGGATCAGCTCAAACTCGGGCTTTATGCAAAAGTACGAAGACGCGCTCGAACAGATGAACAACGCCGGTACCGAATACGTGCGCGGTATTTCGGTTATCAAAACCTTTAATCAGTCCGTGTATTATTTTAAGAATTTTTATACGTCGATTATGAACTACAAAGAGTTCGTCCTGCAATATTCGATGTCGTGGGAAAACGGCTATGCAATTTTTTTATCGCTCATCAAAATGGGATTTTTGTTCCTGCTGCCCGCAGCCCTTTTGATGGCAGGCAGTACAACGCTCGATCCGCGCTTTTTTTACAGCTTTGTATTTTATCTTGCCTTTGCACCGGTTACCTACGGTATGCTGATGAAGATTATGTACGCCAATTCGTTCCATCAGCGATCGAACGATGCACTCAACCGTATCGAAGACATACTGCAAGCACCGCCGACAAAGGAACCGGAAAAATCAACGCTGCCCGAAAAATACGATATAGAATTTAAGGATGTGGTATTTTCGTATAAAACGGAAACGGCCGGAGCTGCTGAGGCGGCCGCAGGGAACACAAACCCCGGCGGCGATAAAATACCGCAAACCGCCGCCCGCCCCGCCGTGAACGGCATCGGTTTGTATATCCCCGAACATTCGCTGACCGCGTTGGTTGGGCCTTCAGGCGGCGGCAAAACCACCCTCGTCAATTTGCTCGGCCGCTTTTGGGAAGTCGATTCGGGTTCGATCAGCATCGGCGGCGTCGATATCCGCGATATTAAAACAAGCGACCTTTTGCACACCGTCGGCTTTGTGTTTCAGGAAAATAAGCTTTTTAAAGAAAGCATTTTTGAAAATATCCGCTACGGCAAAAAAGACGCAAGCCGCGAAGAAGTGCTTGACGCGCTTCGCAAAGCCGAGTGCATGGACATCATCGAAAAACTGCCGGCCGGTATAGACACCGTCTACGGTACCAAGGGCACCTATGTATCCGGCGGAGAAGCGCAGCGGCTTGCCATTGCCCGCGCCCTGCTGCAGGACGCACCGATTATTGTACTTGACGAAGCGACCGCCTTTGCCGACGCCGAAAACGAATACAAAATCAAAAAAACCTTCGACATGCTGCTCAAAGACAAAACCGTCATTATGATCGCCCACCGCCTTTCGTCGGTCGTAAATGCCGATAAAATCTGCGTCATCGATGAGGGCAGGGTTGCCGAAACGGGAACGCATGCCGAGCTGCTCGCGCGCAAAGGTCTTTATGCCGGTATGTGGGAGAACTTCAAAAAAGGCATCGAGTGGAAGGTTTAA
- a CDS encoding energy-coupling factor transporter transmembrane component T, which yields MEQQARLVLDPRTKFFLVLCMGFSITAFVPMYVELVNMLLFACLFVFNGQAKTAVKLTAFFLVLAALSYIPQGTGVFSTVVLPVSFMARRFMLPIVAGKYLIDSTPVGLLMSALEKLKVPQSLVITLSVMFRFFPTLGEEYRCIKNAMKMRGIGLNALNVVLHPLATLEYVMVPLLSSASRIGDELAAAGHTKGVDSPGKKIRYKNARFGLADIFVSLYIIAGFCAVIGSRLHAW from the coding sequence TTGGAACAACAGGCAAGGCTCGTTCTTGATCCGAGAACCAAATTTTTTCTTGTGCTGTGCATGGGGTTTTCGATTACGGCTTTCGTTCCTATGTATGTTGAACTTGTCAATATGCTGCTGTTTGCCTGTTTGTTTGTTTTCAACGGACAGGCAAAAACGGCGGTAAAGCTGACGGCCTTTTTTCTTGTGCTTGCCGCTCTTTCATATATTCCGCAAGGGACGGGAGTTTTCAGCACGGTGGTATTGCCGGTGTCATTTATGGCGCGCCGTTTTATGTTGCCGATTGTCGCCGGCAAATACCTTATAGATTCCACGCCGGTCGGACTTTTGATGAGCGCGCTCGAAAAACTGAAAGTGCCGCAAAGTTTGGTCATCACGCTTTCGGTGATGTTCCGCTTTTTCCCGACGCTCGGCGAAGAATACCGCTGCATAAAAAATGCGATGAAAATGCGCGGCATCGGCTTAAACGCACTGAACGTCGTTTTGCACCCGCTTGCAACGCTCGAATACGTGATGGTGCCGCTCTTATCGTCGGCTTCGCGCATCGGCGATGAGCTTGCGGCTGCGGGACACACCAAGGGCGTCGATTCGCCGGGCAAAAAAATCCGCTACAAAAACGCCCGCTTCGGTCTTGCCGACATCTTTGTGTCGCTGTACATTATCGCCGGCTTTTGCGCGGTAATCGGCTCGCGGCTGCATGCGTGGTAA
- a CDS encoding type II toxin-antitoxin system VapB family antitoxin yields MRTTLDLSDTLLEEAMALTKITTKTEVITHALENLIQKEKLQQLESYYGKVDMDIDLDTLRKRT; encoded by the coding sequence ATGAGAACGACGCTGGATTTGTCGGATACTCTGCTCGAAGAAGCGATGGCACTGACAAAAATTACGACAAAAACGGAGGTTATCACACACGCACTTGAAAATTTGATACAAAAAGAGAAACTGCAACAGTTGGAAAGCTATTATGGAAAGGTCGATATGGATATCGATTTGGATACATTGAGAAAAAGGACGTAA
- a CDS encoding MptD family putative ECF transporter S component, producing the protein MEQTQLQSGGKNRLVLKDLVNIGIFSVIYFAGLFIVGMPFGFLVVTYLFFPFAVSVVLGIAVMFLLAKVQKPFGLFIFAALPGCLMTLMGHTPVVAIHSLIVAALAELVRKLFGYKTVKGSIVGYAIMSLWLCGAFWQIYIFTDQYRALTEKMMGAAYAEQLVSLPIWIMPLLYVTAFAGGILGGLLGKKILKKHFVKAGLV; encoded by the coding sequence ATGGAACAAACACAATTACAGTCCGGCGGAAAGAACCGCCTTGTGTTAAAGGATTTGGTTAATATCGGTATTTTCTCCGTTATTTATTTTGCCGGACTTTTCATCGTCGGCATGCCGTTCGGCTTTTTAGTAGTAACGTATTTGTTTTTCCCCTTTGCAGTGAGCGTTGTTTTAGGAATTGCGGTAATGTTTTTGCTTGCGAAAGTACAAAAACCGTTCGGTCTATTCATCTTTGCGGCCCTTCCCGGCTGCCTTATGACACTGATGGGACACACGCCGGTGGTTGCAATCCACTCGCTCATTGTTGCCGCCCTTGCCGAACTTGTGCGTAAACTCTTCGGCTATAAAACCGTAAAAGGAAGCATCGTAGGCTATGCGATTATGTCCTTGTGGCTGTGCGGAGCTTTTTGGCAGATTTATATATTCACCGATCAATATCGTGCCCTGACCGAAAAAATGATGGGCGCCGCATACGCGGAGCAGCTTGTCAGCCTTCCGATATGGATTATGCCGCTTCTCTATGTTACCGCTTTTGCCGGCGGCATCCTCGGCGGCCTTTTAGGTAAAAAAATCCTTAAAAAGCATTTTGTAAAAGCGGGGCTGGTGTAA
- a CDS encoding ABC transporter ATP-binding protein, translating to MLQRFFALSDAGTRNVRVSIILSVVINLFLMVPLGLSLYVLQYFLARIMQQGFRSPNVWAVSAAGAAMIAVLFILEKLKYGRTYNGAYEEAANVRISLAESLRKLPLSYFGRQDLSYLTSTLLNDVTTIEQALSNVVPEMFGGIISIVIAAALLAFLDWRMTIALFVCAVAGFFVIVACRKLSEKKMKSVIVRKDAIYDSLQQMIDNVKVLKSSDKKTSYVQKLKNDITETTGAALKAEASMGALMFGMAALVRFGFPLVISYGAYLLLQGRIELLTYVVFLLVACRIFDPLTTVFMLLAEFFYTLIAVERKQAIVNYPKQTGSEIFKPDGYDIRYDNVSFSYNEPSGGVSAERKGDAAGAGEDTVSGIDFTAKQGEITALVGHSGCGKSTIARLAARFWDASSGTVSVGGVDVSAVDPETLLAAFSIVFQDVVLFNDTVYNNILIGNRNATKEQVLAAAKAAQCDSFIEKLPQGYDTEIGENGYTLSGGERQRLSIARALLKDAPIILLDEATAALDPENETIIQHAIGTLIKGKTVIVIAHRLRTVENADKIIVLNKGTIAETGTHSELMEKNGIYRQMYRLQRESEQWSA from the coding sequence ATGCTGCAAAGATTTTTTGCCTTGTCGGATGCGGGAACGCGCAATGTGCGTGTGTCGATTATTCTTTCGGTCGTTATCAATTTGTTTTTGATGGTGCCGCTCGGACTTTCGCTGTATGTACTGCAGTATTTTTTGGCGCGCATTATGCAGCAGGGTTTTCGTTCTCCGAATGTATGGGCGGTGTCGGCGGCCGGTGCCGCGATGATAGCCGTGCTGTTCATTCTCGAAAAACTGAAGTACGGCAGAACGTACAACGGAGCGTATGAAGAAGCGGCGAACGTGCGCATTTCACTTGCCGAATCGCTTCGCAAGCTGCCGCTGTCGTATTTCGGCAGGCAGGATCTGTCATATTTGACATCGACGCTGTTGAACGACGTTACGACGATCGAACAAGCGCTTTCGAACGTCGTGCCGGAAATGTTCGGCGGCATTATTTCCATTGTGATTGCGGCCGCGCTTTTGGCGTTTTTGGATTGGCGCATGACGATCGCGCTGTTCGTTTGTGCCGTCGCCGGATTTTTTGTCATCGTCGCCTGCCGCAAACTGTCGGAAAAAAAGATGAAAAGCGTCATTGTGCGCAAAGACGCGATATACGATTCGCTGCAGCAGATGATCGACAATGTAAAAGTGCTGAAGTCTTCCGATAAAAAAACTTCGTATGTGCAAAAGCTTAAAAACGATATTACCGAAACAACGGGTGCCGCGCTCAAAGCTGAAGCTTCGATGGGCGCGCTTATGTTCGGCATGGCCGCCCTTGTTCGCTTCGGCTTTCCGCTTGTGATTTCGTACGGTGCGTATCTTTTGTTGCAAGGCCGAATCGAACTGTTGACGTACGTCGTCTTTTTGCTGGTTGCCTGCCGCATCTTCGATCCGTTGACGACGGTGTTTATGCTGCTTGCCGAATTCTTTTATACGCTGATTGCGGTTGAACGCAAGCAGGCGATTGTCAATTACCCCAAACAGACGGGAAGCGAAATTTTTAAGCCGGACGGTTACGATATTCGTTACGACAATGTATCGTTTTCGTATAACGAACCGAGCGGAGGCGTTTCCGCAGAACGCAAAGGTGATGCGGCCGGCGCAGGCGAAGACACGGTAAGCGGCATCGACTTTACCGCAAAGCAGGGCGAAATTACCGCCCTTGTCGGACACTCGGGCTGCGGAAAATCCACGATTGCCCGCTTGGCCGCACGCTTTTGGGACGCTTCATCGGGCACGGTGAGCGTCGGCGGCGTCGACGTTTCCGCCGTGGATCCTGAAACCCTGCTCGCAGCCTTTTCGATTGTGTTTCAGGACGTCGTGCTTTTTAACGATACGGTATACAACAATATTTTGATCGGCAACCGAAACGCGACCAAAGAGCAAGTGCTTGCCGCCGCAAAAGCCGCGCAGTGCGATTCATTTATCGAAAAATTGCCGCAAGGCTACGACACGGAAATCGGTGAAAACGGCTACACGCTTTCGGGCGGAGAACGCCAGCGGCTTTCCATCGCACGCGCCCTTTTAAAAGACGCGCCGATCATCCTCTTGGACGAAGCAACTGCCGCCCTCGACCCCGAAAACGAAACGATTATTCAGCATGCCATCGGTACGCTTATAAAAGGTAAAACCGTTATCGTTATCGCGCACCGTTTGCGTACGGTCGAAAACGCCGACAAAATCATCGTACTCAACAAGGGAACGATTGCCGAAACCGGCACCCATTCCGAGTTGATGGAAAAGAACGGCATTTATCGACAGATGTACAGGCTGCAGCGGGAAAGCGAGCAGTGGTCGGCATAA
- a CDS encoding PIN domain-containing protein has protein sequence MVLVDTSVWIEYFKGSARSVVLKKLIHNNTLCINNLVLAELLPSINLKKEYKLKQLLLAIKRIELEIDWNEIIDMQTQNITNGINKVGIPDLIIAQNAINNNLLLFSFDKHFSLMRDLFGLNLFAGE, from the coding sequence ATGGTACTGGTCGACACTTCCGTTTGGATAGAATATTTTAAAGGCTCTGCACGCTCAGTCGTGCTCAAAAAATTGATACATAACAACACGCTTTGTATCAATAATCTTGTGCTTGCCGAATTGCTTCCGTCAATTAATCTGAAAAAAGAGTATAAATTAAAACAGCTCTTGCTTGCGATTAAACGAATAGAACTCGAAATAGACTGGAACGAAATTATCGATATGCAGACGCAGAACATAACGAACGGTATAAACAAGGTCGGCATTCCCGATTTAATCATTGCACAAAATGCCATTAACAATAATCTTTTGTTGTTTTCATTTGATAAACATTTCAGTCTCATGCGCGATTTATTCGGTCTTAACCTCTTTGCAGGAGAATAG